A section of the Pectinophora gossypiella chromosome 11, ilPecGoss1.1, whole genome shotgun sequence genome encodes:
- the LOC126370793 gene encoding uncharacterized protein LOC126370793, with protein MVDNVFGNETTELHGKSEILSRRKRFLVFPEGSSLQLVFCNSFPLVSAIGDIMLWGYTAALAYELPQDPYSPFMHHADPLHRRVDTKEIYYMNENGKIIYKRPYKKKFIVNPAFAKRSVDSPKTRGDAFKIDRIQMHRLRSEREFLKSVHMDRGSVEFHRRSRSLLYQKIETMLQSSGVGGRRCMLKTLCLVGQTQDNPQGSFLQEILRSVFTLPKGHSSDPEYKEYDDAMSAKESCDVLYPECNEPVQDAVPNVLI; from the exons ATGGTAGATAATGTTTTTGGCAATGAAACGACGGAGCTACATGGAAAAAGTGAAATATTGTCGAGGAGAAAGAGATTCTTGGTATTCCCGGAAGGTAGTTCTTTGCAGTTAG TATTCTGCAACTCGTTTCCTCTGGTCTCTGCAATCGGGGATATTATGCTCTGGGGGTATACAGCAGCTTTGGCGTACGAGCTACCTCAGGATCCGTACTCCCCCTTCATGCACCACGCTGACCCTCTGCACAGAAGAGTTGACACCAAGGAGATTTATTACATGAACGAAAACGGCAAGATTATTTATAAACGGCCTTATAAgaa AAAGTTTATTGTAAATCCGGCTTTTGCGAAGCGTAGTGTGGATTCGCCGAAAACACGTGGAGATGCATTCAAAATAGACAGGATACAGATGCACAGATTGCGTAGTGAGCGGGAGTTTTTGAAAAGCGTCCACATGGATAGAGGCAGCGTCGAATTTCACAGGAGAAGTCGCTCTCTGTTGTACCAGAAAATTGAGACAATGCTGCAGAG CTCCGGCGTCGGTGGGAGGCGATGCATGTTGAAAACTTTATGCTTAGTCGGACAGACGCAGGACAATCCCCAGGGCAGCTTCCTGCAGGAGATATTGAGGAGTGTATTCAC GTTACCAAAGGGCCACTCTTCTGATCCGGAGTATAAAGAGTATGACGACGCAATGTCTGCTAAGGAATCCTGTGATGTTTTGTATCCTGAATGTAACGAGCCCGTACAAGATGCAGTGCCGAAtgttctaatctaa